DNA sequence from the Candidatus Hydrogenedentota bacterium genome:
CAGGCCGTCGAGCTGGAACGCGCCGTCAGCCCCCGAGGTGGTGCGCGCGGCACGATCACGCCGGTACTCGTCCATGGGCGCGGCGGTATCGAAGACCTTTGCGCCGGGCACCGGATTGCCTCCTGTGTCGAGCACGCGGCCCACGACAACGCCACCCGTCTCCAATTCGATTACGACACCGGACCTCGTTTCACCCGGAACAATATCCATCACTTGCTGTATTTTCGGAGCGTATCCCTGGGCTTTCACCAATAGCGCGGCTTGGCCCGCTTCCGCACTCTCGATGTGGAATTCGCCATTCTCGCTGCGCGTGCGCGCACCGGGGCCCATATGCTGAAAATTCCGCATGCTAGCCCCGGCGTTCGCTCCGTATACAATCTCGAAATCGGCGACAGGCTTGCCGGTCGCGGCGTCAACGACTTTGCCGTCGATCTTGCCGGTCCCTTTCAGCACGATATCGACATCCTCACTGCCGGCAGGAATGTCATTGAGGTTGCCTCGCGAGTAACCTGAGGCTTGGACACTGACGTAGAAGTTGCCCTCTTTGAGCCCGGCAATCTTGTAGCGCCCGTCCTCCCCGGTCCTCCCACTGGAATGGCTGCCCGGACCGGATGCCCAGATGTTTGCATTGCGGACCGGCTTTCCGTCCTCGTCCGTGACGCGCCCCGCGATGGATAGACCGCCCGCTTCCTTGACCACAACCCGCACGCCAGTCTTCTCCTCGCCGGAAGCCACACGGATTATTTCTTCATTCGGGTTGCGCATCCAGCTTCCGTCGCCAATGACGGCCTGGAGTTGGTACTCGCCCTCGGCCAGTCGCCCGAGCTTGAACTCGCCTTTCTCGTTCGAGCGCTCGACAGGCGAACCGAATCCTTGATTCTCCTTTTCCACCCGATACGGAATGACTTGTGCTTTGGGGATAGGCTTTCCGCTTTCGTCAACTACGACGCCGGAAATGGTCGCTTCCTTTACCACGGTGATGGTGACATCGCCGACGGGGCCGGAGGACGTATCGAACGGGCCGACCGGCTTCGAGACGAGTCCCTTCTTCTCCGCGCGGACAAAGAGCTCTGACGCGACCGTCACTCCCATGACCGTGAACAGTCCGTTTACGTCGCTTTCGGCGTTTGCGTAACGCCCTCCGCGCTTCGCAGCCACACTCACGCGTGCTTGCGGGACCGGCTCGCCCGCCTCGTCGACCACGCGCCCGGCAATGGACGTTCCGGATTCAAGCGTGAAATCGACGTCCTCGATGGATTGTCCCGCGGTGACACTGATGATCTGGCGCTTGTTGTAGTCGTCGGCGACGTAACCCTCCGCCTCGGTCACATAGATCGTGTAGCTGCCGGACGGAAGGCCGGTGATCGTGTAAAGTCCGTCTTCTTCGGTCGTCGCGTCCTTGGAGGTGCGAATAGTCCCGCCGCCGCGCGATTCGGTGTACAGTTGGATGCGCGCGTTTCGGACACCCTTGCTGGTTGCTGCGTCGCGTACAAATCCACTGACGACGCCGCCTTTGTCGATTTCGATTTCAATTCCGTCCAGACTCTGCGTGGGCGCGAGCGTAATCTTCTCCGGCTCCTTTGTCAGCGTCAGCGTTTCGCTTTCTATCGCGAGTCGGTACTCCGCGTCGCGCAGGTTGGAAAATACGAACGATCCGTCCGTGGCGGATTCCTGACGTTGCCCTTCACGTGATAAGTTTGTGTTCGCGATAACGTTCACCTTGCCTGCGGGTTCGCGTGTACCCGCGTACACCACGCGTCCTGCAATCGTTCCGCCATTGCGCAAGCTGAATTTCGCATCGTCCGTTCCCGACACGACCCAGTCGGTGAGCAACGGCGCGTAGGCGTCGGACTTGACGAGAAACTGGAAACTGCCGGTGGGCACGTGTGGGAAGCGGAATGCGCCGGACTCGTCCGTCACTTGGCGCGTGATTTCTGTTTCGATCCGTGGGAGGTTTTCTTCCCCGGCTTGTTCTTTCCATCGCGCCGCGTAAAGCGCCGCCCCGGCAACGGGTTCGCCCTCGGGACTAACGACGGTGCCGGCGATGTGGGCCGATTGCTCCAGCGTAAGTTCGATCTCGGCAGTCTTCGTGCGTTCCCCGACGTAGGTGCTGTCTACTGCGTAGAGCGGGCCGAGCTCCGCCTCGATCCCAATCGATGTCTTGAGCGGTACCTTCGAGAACGAGAATTTGCCGTCGTTGTCCGTCTGGGTTTCGAACGTAGAGGCGTCACTGGGTCGGGCCTCGTAATTCTTCCAGCCAACGGGAAGAATGCGAACTGTTGCGCCCGCGACCATATCGCCGGCGGCGTCTTTGGCAACGCCGGTAATCGTGCCGTCGCCAGCGACTGAGGATGCGGACGCCGTGCGGTTCGCCGCGAGTTCGCCGACCGGTTCGGAACGATCCTGCTTCCGCACCGCCGGTTTCTCGTCCACCTCCGCTGATGGTTCTGGCTGTTCAGACTTCTTCGCCGTGATTTGAACTGGTTTCGAGGCGTCGTCATCCGCTGCTTTGTTCCCACCGAAAAGGATGAACCAGAAGCCAACGACTGCGACGAGCACGACGATTACGATGACGTAAAAGCGGGTGTTCGATTGCATGAAAGCCACCCCCTGGTATTAGCGCACAGTGGACAGTTAATGTCCAACGTGGACACTTTCGATCATTGTGAGCGTAGCACACGAGTCGGCGACACCGGAATACTGAACTAGCAGGAAGGTTTTGGATCGGCCGGCGCCCGAATAGCGACCCGCTGTCCCGCGCGTAGACGGCGTTTGCCGCCGATGTCAGGAACCATCGACCGGTTTTGAGGATTGATCCGACGTTGGCCCAATTTCTACTACAGCTAGTAGTCAAGATACGGCTGCGCCGCAGATATAGTAGGCATGTGGGCCATTCTGCGCAGTTTTCTTTGACTTCAATCGGTCGGATATGCCATAGTGGTCAACACGAAGAATGGTCCCCAGTCGGCGGGATTGCGTCCATTTCGTTCTAGCTTCAAGTGCTTGTCTCAACGTGCTTTAGCACAAAGGTAACCGCCGGTCTCGTTCACCATGAGGAGCTTTTACGCACAGTTCTGGCCGTGGCAGTCCTCGGCCTCGCTTCGCAAGGCAATCATTGTTTCAGTGGTCTTGCATGTCGCCCTTGTGTGCGCGCTGACGATTCGGTTGCCACGGACGCTTAAGCTCACGCAGGCAGGCATGTATTCGGTCGAACTGATCAATCCGAACTTGCCTCCGGCCGATGCGCCGCCCCTGGGTACAC
Encoded proteins:
- a CDS encoding carboxypeptidase regulatory-like domain-containing protein; this translates as MQSNTRFYVIVIVVLVAVVGFWFILFGGNKAADDDASKPVQITAKKSEQPEPSAEVDEKPAVRKQDRSEPVGELAANRTASASSVAGDGTITGVAKDAAGDMVAGATVRILPVGWKNYEARPSDASTFETQTDNDGKFSFSKVPLKTSIGIEAELGPLYAVDSTYVGERTKTAEIELTLEQSAHIAGTVVSPEGEPVAGAALYAARWKEQAGEENLPRIETEITRQVTDESGAFRFPHVPTGSFQFLVKSDAYAPLLTDWVVSGTDDAKFSLRNGGTIAGRVVYAGTREPAGKVNVIANTNLSREGQRQESATDGSFVFSNLRDAEYRLAIESETLTLTKEPEKITLAPTQSLDGIEIEIDKGGVVSGFVRDAATSKGVRNARIQLYTESRGGGTIRTSKDATTEEDGLYTITGLPSGSYTIYVTEAEGYVADDYNKRQIISVTAGQSIEDVDFTLESGTSIAGRVVDEAGEPVPQARVSVAAKRGGRYANAESDVNGLFTVMGVTVASELFVRAEKKGLVSKPVGPFDTSSGPVGDVTITVVKEATISGVVVDESGKPIPKAQVIPYRVEKENQGFGSPVERSNEKGEFKLGRLAEGEYQLQAVIGDGSWMRNPNEEIIRVASGEEKTGVRVVVKEAGGLSIAGRVTDEDGKPVRNANIWASGPGSHSSGRTGEDGRYKIAGLKEGNFYVSVQASGYSRGNLNDIPAGSEDVDIVLKGTGKIDGKVVDAATGKPVADFEIVYGANAGASMRNFQHMGPGARTRSENGEFHIESAEAGQAALLVKAQGYAPKIQQVMDIVPGETRSGVVIELETGGVVVGRVLDTGGNPVPGAKVFDTAAPMDEYRRDRAARTTSGADGAFQLDGLPDGTVTISAYHPAYAGANVQVEVAPGRTTQADIVLGTGGTVRIRVTENGQPAAGAYAGLQDKVASDSTAKEPDANGVAEFTSVPAGNYRAYAGLRDPSGPGTPSRNQGKEIVVTDGGVTEVTLDFASGTASVVGVMAFNGQPPTRGWVQVTLTGGESSGEEGRHAETDANGQFRIENLPAGQARLRVNGMIGETNPVSRQQTVELVDGRATEVTFELGGGGTVSGIVSGFPAEGYVGVALARGNITLPARTTQEEFSQLHRDDVIVSGAAVDRATGAFTMNGIEPGQYTVCATAADESGAVRCATASVSVSEGETATVSLTLPR